The Henckelia pumila isolate YLH828 chromosome 2, ASM3356847v2, whole genome shotgun sequence genome includes a window with the following:
- the LOC140879355 gene encoding uncharacterized protein, with the protein MDPKDFSGTIDPMVEEGWIFSLEAIFRYMELGDGDRVRCMTFLLKDDAALWFEGMEKTVDVTTLTWEAFKTLFYEKYYTAEVRAQLKRDHESPVGRSVWNDEAEKLQHFVVCLRPTIHSDVMMAEPVDYAAVVEKAMRSEQSLKDISAKVHSKKTFTHQGHHQQQGKRPFTRPQRQQGPFRPQGHLAHRPQGHHSQRPQGHQAQRPAPPMTGERPICPNCHRAHHGQCLAGAGVCYWCKKPGHVVSDCPLRKTPTQGRIFVMQAKEANLDTTLITGRILVAGVATRALLESRATHSFISEAFTRKRGIECEEMFGGFTVTIPSGEELSTRNIVKNLELLLQGQSVSANLIVLPMPEFDLILGMDWMTKNAVVIDF; encoded by the exons TGGGAGATGGAGACCGAGTTCGTTGTATGACGTTCCTACTCAAGGATGACGCCGCCTTGTGGTTTGAGGGTATGGAGAAGACTGTTGATGTTACCACCCTGACTTGGGAAGCATTCAAGACTCTCTTCTATGAGAAATACTATACGGCTGAGGTGAGGGCGCAGTTGAAGAGGGATCATGAGTCTCCAGTAGGGAGATCTGTCT GGAATGATGAGGCGGAGAAGTTGCAGCATTTTGTTGTGTGTCTGAGGCCTACCATTCATAGCGATGTGATGATGGCTGAGCCAGTGGACTATGCAGCCGTTGTCGAGAAGGCTATGAGATCCGAGCAGTCCTTGAAGGACATCAGTGCCAAGGTTCATAGCAAGAAGACCTTCACTCACCAGGGTCACCACCAGCAGCAGGGCAAGAGGCCATTTACTAGGCCACAGAGACAGCAGGGACCCTTTAGACCTCAGGGGCATCTGGCCCATAGGCCCCAGGGGCATCATTCTCAGAGACCTCAAGGACACCAGGCGCAGAGACCCGCTCCTCCCATGACTGGGGAGAGGCCCATATGCCCGAATTGCCATCGTGCTCATCATGGACAGTGTTTGGCAGGTGCCGGAGTCTGTTATTGgtgcaagaagccaggacaCGTGGTTTCAGATTGTCCATTGCGCAAGACGCCGACTCAGGGGAGAatctttgtgatgcaggccaaGGAGGCCAATCTTGATACCACGCTCATCACAG GTAGAATTTTAGTAGCCGGTGTGGCCACTAGAGCCTTGTTAGAATCGAGAGCTACACATTCTTTTATTTCGGAGGCATTTACCCGTAAGCGGGGTATTGAGTGTGAAGAGATGTTTGGTGGATTCACAGTGACCATCCCATCAGGGGAAGAACTGTCCACGAGGAATATAGTGAAGAATCTTGAGCTCTTGTTGCAAGGGCAATCAGTGAGTGCAAACCTGATAGTGTTGCCCATGCCTGAGTTCGACTTGATACTTGGGATGGACTGGATGACAAAGAACGCTGTGGTGATTGATTTTTAG